The DNA window GACGTTAGTTACTTAGTTCCTAAAGTTACTGATTTCAGGAATGTatcagattaaatatataatacaatttaactttttttttattcataaacttATTCTCACTGTCTGTCTCTATCAGTCTTATCCTCATTATCTTATTGCTATCGATGTAACTTGATGCACGTTGCTTTTATGCATTAGAAGTTATTGGATTGCAATATACgaggttaaattttttttttttttttttcaaattccaaACGAGTTTGAGATGTGTAGAAGACACTAAATAAGTCGATAACAACGCACACTTTGTGAATGTTGAACAAAATCAGAATGTTAGACCTGGATGTATTGTCCATCATCAATATCTCCTCCATTGTTGATTCGTTCCAAGGAAAGATTCAGATCTATCTTTTTGTAATGGACACTCATGTTCTTATCCTTTATTTGTTCATAACCGTCCGCATTTGCATCCGACAGAAAGTTATTTACCTGTTCATAAGGCGGTTCCTCATTTTGTGTGACATTCATGTATCTTACACTCTCGTAATTTGGATCGTCATGACACACGGACTCATAATTCGGGTCAGTATCACTATCACCCGGCTGACAGACGGACGCATAATTCGGTTCAATTGTATGATGCGACATGCTTTCGTAATTTGGCTCCGAGTCAGTATCCTGATCTAACTCTAACTCGTCTCGCCGTCGCAAACGCACCTTCTCATAGCCAGGATCCTCACTACTGGCGTTGCTTACTTGTCTGTGCTTAAACGATATCGAATATGTGTCCGTGCTGTTTCTCGTCAATATCGAAGTGCTTTGAAAATCGATTTCTCGCGAGCATTGTGGAcgcaacatataatttaaatcggACGATGTCGTATCGCCTCTCGCGATAGAGTTTCTCTTGCTATTGTTAGAATTAACGATCTCGTATTCATGATCAATGTTTAAATGAGCCGTATCCATATCGATTTTAGGTAATCTCAAAATGTTATTGtcattttcaacattaaagTTGCACGTGTTATTACTTGTAACAGAATAATACGCGAGGTCAGGTtcctttttttgtatttccaCGGACTCATGGCTGCACCATGATGCTCGGCTGACCTCAAGACTCAATTTTCTGCAAGTATTTGCTTCGGAATGTAGAACGTTATTAGAGTTCAAATGAGTATCGTTTTGCTGCTCTTctatctccttttttttcttcatcacTTTTGCGTACATGTCTTCGAGCGACTTACCCACTGACAGCGAAGATCTCGATTTGTcatcgcttttattttttttatcaacgatCGCGTATCCCTCTGTAGTTGCTTCAGGCGGTGGTGGTAGAGGAGAATTTGCTTGACGTTTCTCGGGTTTGGGAGATCCAGGATTAATAATAGAGCTATTGGCACTCGACGATGATGCTGCAAAAGggaaaaatgtttgtatatatttattactcgcTAACACAGAAATAAagtaactatattttattattcgataattgATACTCgaaactaataattattacgagcCTTTGCTACCTTGCCTGGAATGAGCATGTGCAACATAACGTAAACTATCGACACTTGGCGGTTGTGGTGCAGGATATGTCTCTTCTGTACGCAAAAAAGGTTGACAAGATATTGTTTGCTCGTGTAGTGCATGTCTTTCGACTTCTGACATCATTGGTTGAATTTGCGCATATGTTTCACTGCCACTAGTATAGACTTTATCTTGCTCATCTATCGCGGCATACATTTCATCTATGGGATAGTTATATCGCGAGAGCTTTTTATGCATTACATCATGATATATCgcaattctaaaatttatttacctgAATCATCAGAAACAGTGGTATAGTGAGAATCAATGATTGGTCGAGTGGATTGATTTTGTCTGTAAGTTGCTTTAGTCTGCGCAATTATATTAGCTAACGGTTCCCTTACGCTTATGCTTGTGTAcccttctatatatatatatgtatatatatatatatatatatatatatatatatataaaatcagtaattattgattattaaaaaataaaattgcgaagaaagaaaaagataagcaATTTACTTGAATCTTGGGAGTCTCCACTGAAGTGCTGTTGCAGGCTATTATGTTGGGTCTGTGACGAGTGTGGCAGTAACATTAAAAGAGGCGGTGTCATATAAGGTAAGTCTTGATTAGCCTGTATACTACCAGAGATAGCATTAGCGGCTTGAATGTCGGAGTGCAATTCAGAATGAAGAAGCGAGTTATGCGAGGATGATCGACGAGTTCGCGGCGGCGCAATCGGATTTCCGCCCAAATGACTCGTGGATGTTGATggattttcaatatttgtgatttgattaacattatttctacaaaattaaaataaatttaattaaaaaatgtgtactttgtaaaaaataaagtacaaatattgtaaatggGTAATACCTATTTACTTGATTAACTTCAGTCTTCTGAAAGTTTTGAAGTTGGGCATAAGGATGTtcaactaaaataaatatcagaatGTTATTAACCAATTAAACAaacacaagaaaaaatttaataatttacttactATTATCAGAGATAGGAGATGCAAATCTTGCATATTGATGGGACGTATCTTGTATCAAAGAATTTTGCTGAACAATTTCTGGTGTTTCCTTTTCAGATATCTGTTCTTGTACTAAAATATtggagtgaaaaaaaaaaaattattagtttcataatattaatttaataatattaattacattatttttctcgtcTTACTAATCTAAAGGCAATATTACCCGCATCTTGGACCGTAGCATATAATTCCGAATGGTCTCCCATAGTTTCGGTAGTCTCATAAATATCTTGCGGTATAGAACCTGTCATATCATCATgttctttgtttttatcttttggaATATCTGGAAGACTTCTATTGGCACCTGTCGtagttctaaataaaataatgtatttaataaaaataagaatacgcatatacatacgcacaaaatatatcataaaaataaaatcttaaaatatcttagaagttcattatatatttgcaagacAATACAGTATTAATCGACAAGACAAAATcattgtaagaaatatttaattttctttttatcacaatagaaaattagaaagtaaactaattaaaaatttatttcccagaaaactataattatttttaagacaaAAACCTTTTCCCACCTTTTTCCACCATCGTTGACATCTTGGGTAATAATTTGCGATACATCCAATGTTGGAATTCTATCGAAATCATCCGTTTCAGAATTATTCAGCGTTACCATTCCAGCGAGTCCCAGAAATTCATTCCTATTATAATACGATTGTAgttgtataataaatgtcaaattatgaACCGATTGTactatacgtacatacatacacatacacatacataaatgCATACGTaagattcatttataaaagatttaatatttataaaaaaactaagatttataaaaaatgatttaaaattatggatATACAACGTACTGAAAAATCTGActctattaattatcattaacagagataattttaatatatgcactctgttaaaaaaaaaaaaaatgtttcattaacAAGAAGTATCTCATGTTTTCACGTATCATCATGTtcaattattatcgataaaaatgtagaattatataattatttataacttatattataaGCCACGCTGTCAGAAATTAAGTCTAACAAAGATGCAACATAACGGAAGTCATCGCAAAATGAATTGAATTTTCTAGCATACCgctaacattttattatctaggaatatatataagtcaAGTCAACGATAAAACTCTAGTATATTCACTTATTTTCATTCCGTCGACAGCTGCAGATACAAGCGGCAATCAAGCCAAGGAATGACAAAAGGGCACCGACCGATACAACCCAATAACACCAAGCATCCTTCTCCTCGAAAAAAgagtatatcatattataggCTTCTCGTCGATCGTATTTTCGTATCCTGAAATACCCGAAATCGAGAATGCTGTCAGTCCATTGCGCGTGAGGTAACCTTAACGCGACGTAGAACACACCCAGCGCTGAAGCGCTGTTAGTACCCACACTCTATCTATTACAtcgatttgatttaatttacctACATTTGTCGCTCGCATGACCGATGCGAAGAATGTATTTTTCACTCGCACTTCGAGGACtttgtaaaagtttttttctttaaatttttataagaaagcaTAGTACGgaacaattaaaaagaatatattcacAAACGAATTAAGCTCATTACGAGTTGTTTGGAACGCAGTTCCACActcattatatgattttatcgaTGCATGTATCTCGCTCAGTCCTTTTGGATTAATCGTAACGATACGTGtgaataattttctcgttttatttcgtttacattattatttttgctatcgttttcatagatttatatataatacagtcCGCGTTCCGATTAGTTCCGATATTCACTGTCAGTactgaaaatatatagtatacgtTAAGGTTACATAAAGGAAGGTTAAGTCACATATCGAAACTATTAGCGTTTTTAGGGATGAACGATGTTTTTCGATTAATCGGAATTACCAACATTTAGATTcaaataatcgattatatttttggttttttttttttgttaggtttttataaaatttagaaatattataatttataatatataaaattactaagTTTATGAATGTTATTAAAGGTAGAGgtgttgttaaataaatattgaacaataaatataaggatgttattaaatttgaggATGTTAGTAAATTTATGAATGTTGTGATATATATAGGGATGTTCCGGAATATAGGAAAGCTAATAAATttagtgaaatattaaatttagggAAGTTCTAACGTATAGGAATGTTATTAAGTGTAGAGAAGTTAATGTaaggatattatttaatttggagtcaattttataattcttaatttttattaatttttttttttttttttttttaagttaaataaatcgatGGTTAAAGTTAACAGAGTGATAACAGAATATAGAGGCGAATGAaagttaaaaacttttatcactTCAGTCGTTATGTTATTATTGCTTCATTTTATTTGAGGCAGAGAAAAACGAGGCCTGAAGAAGCCAGGCTAGTGTCTAGGCTAGTGCCAGGCCAGGTTAGCCAGGCCAGGCTGCGGCCAGGGCTAGGTTGTGCCAGGGTcacaggccaggccaggccaggccaggctaggccaggccaggccagggccAGGCTAGGGCCAGGGTCGCAGGGCTAGGCACAGGGCTAGGCCAGGTTGGGGTTAGGGCCAGGGTTAGGCCAGGTCAGGCCAGGTCAGGTCAGTtgggccaggccaggccaggccagggccAGGCCAGGGGCCAGGCCGgtggccaggccaggccaggtctgtcaggccaggccaggtcaggccaggccaggccaggccaggcttcAGTAACAGGCCAGGCTCAGGCCtgaggccaggccaggccagtcaggccaggccaggccaggccaggccaggccagggccaggccaggccaggccaggccaggccaggccaggccaggccagggccAGTGCttcaggccaggccaggccaggccaggccagtgccaggccaggccaggccaggccaggccaggccaggccaggccaggccaggccaggccaggccaggccaggccaggccaggccaggccaggccaggccaggccaggccaggccaggccaggccaggccaggccaggccaggccaggccaggccaggccaggccaggccaggccaggccaggccaggccaggccaggccaggccaggccaggccaggccaggccaggccaggccaggccaggccaggccaggccaggccaggccaggccaggccaggccaggccaggccaggccaggccaggccaggccaggccaggccaggccaggccaggccaggccaggccaggccaggccaggccaggccaggccaggccaggccaggccaggccaggccaggccaggccaggccaggccaggccaggccaggccaggccaggccaggccaggccaggccaggccaggccaggccaggccaggccaggccaggccaggccaggccaggccaggccaggccaggccaggccaggccaggccaggccaggccaggccaggccaggccaggccaggccaggccaggccaggccaggccaggccaggccaggccaggccaggccaggccaggccaggccaggccaggccaggccaggccaggccaggccaggc is part of the Cataglyphis hispanica isolate Lineage 1 chromosome 1, ULB_Chis1_1.0, whole genome shotgun sequence genome and encodes:
- the LOC126854207 gene encoding uncharacterized protein LOC126854207 isoform X2, translated to MIYSFFEEKDAWCYWVVSVGALLSFLGLIAACICSCRRNENKNEFLGLAGMVTLNNSETDDFDRIPTLDVSQIITQDVNDGGKRTTTGANRSLPDIPKDKNKEHDDMTGSIPQDIYETTETMGDHSELYATVQDAVQEQISEKETPEIVQQNSLIQDTSHQYARFASPISDNIEHPYAQLQNFQKTEVNQVNRNNVNQITNIENPSTSTSHLGGNPIAPPRTRRSSSHNSLLHSELHSDIQAANAISGSIQANQDLPYMTPPLLMLLPHSSQTQHNSLQQHFSGDSQDSRYTSISVREPLANIIAQTKATYRQNQSTRPIIDSHYTTVSDDSDEMYAAIDEQDKVYTSGSETYAQIQPMMSEVERHALHEQTISCQPFLRTEETYPAPQPPSVDSLRYVAHAHSRQASSSSANSSIINPGSPKPEKRQANSPLPPPPEATTEGYAIVDKKNKSDDKSRSSLSVGKSLEDMYAKVMKKKKEIEEQQNDTHLNSNNVLHSEANTCRKLSLEVSRASWCSHESVEIQKKEPDLAYYSVTSNNTCNFNVENDNNILRLPKIDMDTAHLNIDHEYEIVNSNNSKRNSIARGDTTSSDLNYMLRPQCSREIDFQSTSILTRNSTDTYSISFKHRQVSNASSEDPGYEKVRLRRRDELELDQDTDSEPNYESMSHHTIEPNYASVCQPGDSDTDPNYESVCHDDPNYESVRYMNVTQNEEPPYEQVNNFLSDANADGYEQIKDKNMSVHYKKIDLNLSLERINNGGDIDDGQYIQV
- the LOC126854207 gene encoding uncharacterized protein LOC126854207 isoform X1 — translated: MIYSFFEEKDAWCYWVVSVGALLSFLGLIAACICSCRRNENKNEFLGLAGMVTLNNSETDDFDRIPTLDVSQIITQDVNDGGKRTTTGANRSLPDIPKDKNKEHDDMTGSIPQDIYETTETMGDHSELYATVQDAVQEQISEKETPEIVQQNSLIQDTSHQYARFASPISDNIEHPYAQLQNFQKTEVNQVNRNNVNQITNIENPSTSTSHLGGNPIAPPRTRRSSSHNSLLHSELHSDIQAANAISGSIQANQDLPYMTPPLLMLLPHSSQTQHNSLQQHFSGDSQDSKGYTSISVREPLANIIAQTKATYRQNQSTRPIIDSHYTTVSDDSDEMYAAIDEQDKVYTSGSETYAQIQPMMSEVERHALHEQTISCQPFLRTEETYPAPQPPSVDSLRYVAHAHSRQASSSSANSSIINPGSPKPEKRQANSPLPPPPEATTEGYAIVDKKNKSDDKSRSSLSVGKSLEDMYAKVMKKKKEIEEQQNDTHLNSNNVLHSEANTCRKLSLEVSRASWCSHESVEIQKKEPDLAYYSVTSNNTCNFNVENDNNILRLPKIDMDTAHLNIDHEYEIVNSNNSKRNSIARGDTTSSDLNYMLRPQCSREIDFQSTSILTRNSTDTYSISFKHRQVSNASSEDPGYEKVRLRRRDELELDQDTDSEPNYESMSHHTIEPNYASVCQPGDSDTDPNYESVCHDDPNYESVRYMNVTQNEEPPYEQVNNFLSDANADGYEQIKDKNMSVHYKKIDLNLSLERINNGGDIDDGQYIQV